The genomic segment CATCCATGCCCCACGACTGATAAACGCGGGACTCGGCCAGGGTCGAGAAGGCCGGACCTTCCATGTTCACATAGGTCCCACCCCATCTGACCGGAGCGCCGCAGCTTTGGCCGTTGTCAAAGAGTGCCCGGCGCAGGTCCGTGCACAGCGGATGAGCAAATGGAATATGCGCCACAATGCCGTTGCCGAAAAACGTGTTCGGCCGCCCTTGATTGGTTCGGTCGAAGAATTGATCGATGAGCACCAAATCGCCCGGATGCAGATCCCGTTTCAGAGATCCCACCGTGGATACCGAGATGATTCGCTCGACCTCCAGGACTTTCATTCCATAGATATTGGCCCGGCTGTTCACCTCTGCGGGCGATAGACGATGGCCTTTGCCGTGACGGGGCAGAAACACCACCTCCCGCCCTTCCAGCCGTCCGATGATGTATTCATCCGATGGATCTCCGAAAGGCGTATCGATGTGAACCGTCTGCACGTGAGATAATCCCGCCATTCGATACAATCCGGAACCGCCGATGATACCA from the bacterium genome contains:
- the mtnP gene encoding S-methyl-5'-thioadenosine phosphorylase; the protein is MARIGIIGGSGLYRMAGLSHVQTVHIDTPFGDPSDEYIIGRLEGREVVFLPRHGKGHRLSPAEVNSRANIYGMKVLEVERIISVSTVGSLKRDLHPGDLVLIDQFFDRTNQGRPNTFFGNGIVAHIPFAHPLCTDLRRALFDNGQSCGAPVRWGGTYVNMEGPAFSTLAESRVYQSWGMDVVGMTQMNEARLAREAEICYATLALVTDYDCWYEEETGQTVSIDVVVQTMNKNIATAQEIIRRTVAALPSDRTCACGQALTGAIITEKALWPRATVNRLLPLLQKYI